From a single Saimiri boliviensis isolate mSaiBol1 chromosome 15, mSaiBol1.pri, whole genome shotgun sequence genomic region:
- the HGH1 gene encoding protein HGH1 homolog isoform X2: MGEAAAGVGASAGTEADPEVEVVKLLPFLAPGARADLQAAAVRHVLALTGSGPGRVLLAGQAALLRALADLAPASAPARDAARALVNLAADPGLHEPLLAADPGLPARLLGRALDPQWPWAEEAAAALANLSREPAPCAALMAALAAAEPGDSGLERLVRALCTPGYNACAPLHYLAPLLSNLSQRPAARAFLLDPDRCVVQRLLPLTQYPDSSVRRGGVVGTLRNCCFEHRHHEWLLGPEVDILPFLLLPLAGPEDFSEEEMERLPVDLQYLPPDKQREPDADIRKMLVEAIMLLTATAPGRRQVRDQGAYLVLRELHSWEPESDVRTACEKLIQVLIGDEPECGMENLLEVQVPEDVEQQLQQLDHQEQEQLEREQLERELAPEPWVERATPT; encoded by the exons ATGGGGGAGGCCGCGGCCGGCGTGGGGGCGTCGGCGGGGACGGAGGCTGACCCGGAGGTCGAGGTGGTGAAGCTGCTGCCCTTCCTGGCGCCGGGCGCGCGGGCCGACCTGCAGGCGGCGGCGGTGCGGCACGTGCTGGCGCTGACCGGCTCCGGGCCCGGCCGCGTGCTGCTGGCGGGGCAGGCGGCGCTGCTGCGGGCGCTGGCGGACCTGGCGCCGGCCTCCGCCCCGGCCCGCGACGCCGCCCGCGCGCTCGTGAACTTGGCCGCCGACCCCGGCCTGCACGAGCCGTTGCTGGCGGCCGACCCCGGGCTGCCCGCGCGCCTGCTGGGCCGCGCGTTGGACCCGCAGTGGCCCTGGGCGGAGGAGGCGGCCGCCGCGCTGGCCAACCTCAGCCGCGAGCCGGCGCCGTGTGCCGCGCTGATGGCGGCGCTGGCGGCCGCGGAGCCAGGAGACTCGGGCCTGGAGCGGCTGGTGCGCGCGCTGTGCACGCCCGGCTATAACGCCTGCGCGCCCCTGCACTACCTGGCGCCGCTGCTCTCCAACCTCAGTCAACGCCCTGCGGCGCGGGCCTTCCTCCTGGACCCCGACAG GTGCGTGGTCCAGCGGCTGCTGCCCCTTACCCAGTACCCTGACTCCTCTGTGCGCaggggcggggtggtggggaCGCTTCGGAATTGCTGCTTCGAGCACC GACATCACGAGTGGTTGCTTGGACCTGAGGTGGACATTCTCCCGTTTTTGCTCCTGCCCTTGGCTGGGCCTGAGGATTTCTCCGAGGAGGAGATGGAAC GGCTGCCTGTCGATTTGCAATACCTGCCGCCAGACAAGCAGCGAGAGCCTGACGCAGACATCCGCAAGATGCTTGTTGAAGCCATAATGCTG CTGACAGCCACAGCACCAGGTCGGCGGCAGGTGCGGGATCAGGGAGCCTACCTGGTCCTTCGAGAGCTGCACAGCTGGGAGCCAGAGTCCGACGTGCGGACGGCTTGTGAGAAGCTAATCCAG GTGCTTATTGGAGATGAGCCTGAATGTGGCATGGAAAACCTGCTGGAAGTCCAGGTGCCTGAGGATGTggaacagcagctgcagcagctggaTCACCAGGAGCAGGAACAGTTGGAACGGGAGCAGTTGGAGCGGGAGCTGGCTCCTGAGCCATGGGTGGAGAGAGCCACACCCACCTGA
- the HGH1 gene encoding protein HGH1 homolog isoform X1, translating to MGEAAAGVGASAGTEADPEVEVVKLLPFLAPGARADLQAAAVRHVLALTGSGPGRVLLAGQAALLRALADLAPASAPARDAARALVNLAADPGLHEPLLAADPGLPARLLGRALDPQWPWAEEAAAALANLSREPAPCAALMAALAAAEPGDSGLERLVRALCTPGYNACAPLHYLAPLLSNLSQRPAARAFLLDPDRCVVQRLLPLTQYPDSSVRRGGVVGTLRNCCFEHRHHEWLLGPEVDILPFLLLPLAGPEDFSEEEMERLPVDLQYLPPDKQREPDADIRKMLVEAIMLLTATAPGRRQVRDQGAYLVLRELHSWEPESDVRTACEKLIQQVLIGDEPECGMENLLEVQVPEDVEQQLQQLDHQEQEQLEREQLERELAPEPWVERATPT from the exons ATGGGGGAGGCCGCGGCCGGCGTGGGGGCGTCGGCGGGGACGGAGGCTGACCCGGAGGTCGAGGTGGTGAAGCTGCTGCCCTTCCTGGCGCCGGGCGCGCGGGCCGACCTGCAGGCGGCGGCGGTGCGGCACGTGCTGGCGCTGACCGGCTCCGGGCCCGGCCGCGTGCTGCTGGCGGGGCAGGCGGCGCTGCTGCGGGCGCTGGCGGACCTGGCGCCGGCCTCCGCCCCGGCCCGCGACGCCGCCCGCGCGCTCGTGAACTTGGCCGCCGACCCCGGCCTGCACGAGCCGTTGCTGGCGGCCGACCCCGGGCTGCCCGCGCGCCTGCTGGGCCGCGCGTTGGACCCGCAGTGGCCCTGGGCGGAGGAGGCGGCCGCCGCGCTGGCCAACCTCAGCCGCGAGCCGGCGCCGTGTGCCGCGCTGATGGCGGCGCTGGCGGCCGCGGAGCCAGGAGACTCGGGCCTGGAGCGGCTGGTGCGCGCGCTGTGCACGCCCGGCTATAACGCCTGCGCGCCCCTGCACTACCTGGCGCCGCTGCTCTCCAACCTCAGTCAACGCCCTGCGGCGCGGGCCTTCCTCCTGGACCCCGACAG GTGCGTGGTCCAGCGGCTGCTGCCCCTTACCCAGTACCCTGACTCCTCTGTGCGCaggggcggggtggtggggaCGCTTCGGAATTGCTGCTTCGAGCACC GACATCACGAGTGGTTGCTTGGACCTGAGGTGGACATTCTCCCGTTTTTGCTCCTGCCCTTGGCTGGGCCTGAGGATTTCTCCGAGGAGGAGATGGAAC GGCTGCCTGTCGATTTGCAATACCTGCCGCCAGACAAGCAGCGAGAGCCTGACGCAGACATCCGCAAGATGCTTGTTGAAGCCATAATGCTG CTGACAGCCACAGCACCAGGTCGGCGGCAGGTGCGGGATCAGGGAGCCTACCTGGTCCTTCGAGAGCTGCACAGCTGGGAGCCAGAGTCCGACGTGCGGACGGCTTGTGAGAAGCTAATCCAG CAGGTGCTTATTGGAGATGAGCCTGAATGTGGCATGGAAAACCTGCTGGAAGTCCAGGTGCCTGAGGATGTggaacagcagctgcagcagctggaTCACCAGGAGCAGGAACAGTTGGAACGGGAGCAGTTGGAGCGGGAGCTGGCTCCTGAGCCATGGGTGGAGAGAGCCACACCCACCTGA